A genomic region of Vespa crabro chromosome 19, iyVesCrab1.2, whole genome shotgun sequence contains the following coding sequences:
- the LOC124430586 gene encoding protein phosphatase 1 regulatory subunit 12A isoform X6, translating to MSLETRSSSALFKRAEQLKRWEQSETNREPAQPRQVTRKIKFSDDCVFLAACAAGDKEEVVRLLQKGADINTGNVDGLTALHQACIDDDLDMVEFLVEQGADINRGDNEGWTPLHATASCGFISIAKYLIEQGCNLAAVNNDGELALDIAEKVEMEDMLQQHINKAGIDCDQARSEEERSMLNDARAWRSGAAGKDSMHPRTGATALHVAAAKGYIKVMNILLQARCDVNAQDFDGWTPLHGAAHWGQLETCKLLVDNICDMDIKNYAGQTAFDVADADILKDLEELKQKQLTMMKDHPQIINKKQPSVPKKRISTSTDNTVTTQESPEILEEETPNKVKKVEVEIQSDKDDSSTGTNSDVEATRETDMEESDGEVVSETSSESRSSTCSNQSDKSNQSNHSTCLTDDEKKNRVNKEETASHSPLSPIEINKVPNQAPVLPPKQQTDNNEEGVVPSWRRSGSFRSRIQNVEELEDKDKSTKLLNTPNKITTEPEVVLRRTHSFETDEKRKEIKLNLELSRTPQGSNTLSPTSPSKTSPLSALPTTTTTTANTMTTTIATSPVPVNQIRSVQPMEATSTLLSSANNTVPVSGTPTTPGGSKLSPGNIFKNFFKSFVPPVRDEESETQRKAHAKRVRETRRSTQGVTLDEIKSAEQLVKKKQQNNEVPSLTAPSPQQPAASVSNTASITATITTATPTTVTANKPSEESNLPERRPSWRLRVDNGSKFQLEDANNRSPDITSTYMRRPSGGTGIPRPSSAPVETITPSPAETTVTLPLRRSLKPSEDKEQDKENDSRNAQATQAVIQRRRRPKRRSTGVVHVDMDEIDPEKQDVSAGGDFEDTKVNHSESGNDRPGRSNRLGSVSSISSEISSASTRIKSTTSENGEIDYKKLYEESQAENERLREKLKRSDEQLKEVRSLLDKAQNSQNKSVLSEAEKRERRAMERKLSEMEEELKQLQKLKAENERLKAENRALTRVVSKLTNTTK from the exons ATGTCTCTCGAGACTCGTTCGAGCTCGGCTCTATTTAAAAGAGCCGAACAGCTGAAACGTTGGGAACAATCTGAAACAAATCGAGAGCCGGCCCAACCGCGCCAAGTAACAAGGAAAATCAAATTTTCCGATGATTGTGTCTTCTTGGCGGCATGTGCGGCAGGCGACAAGGAGGAGGTTGTGCGTTTACTCCAAAAAGGGGCGGACATCAACACCGGAAACGTCGATGGTCTCACGGCGTTGCACCAG GCATGCATCGACGATGATCTGGATATGGTAGAATTTTTGGTAGAACAAGGAGCAGATATAAATCGTGGGGACAATGAAGGATGGACGCCCCTACATGCTACAGCATCTTGTGGCTTCATATCAATAGCTAA ATATTTGATAGAGCAAGGGTGCAATTTGGCAGCAGTTAACAATGACGGCGAATTGGCCCTTGATATCGCAGAAAAGGTTGAAATGGAGGATATGCTACAGcaacatataaataaagcaG GCATAGATTGTGATCAAGCCAGAAGCGAAGAGGAAAGGTCAATGTTAAATGATGCAAGAGCTTGGAGATCAGGAGCAGCAGGCAAAGATTCAATGCATCCTAGAACAGGAGCTACGGCACTTCATGTTGCTGCTGCTAAAGGCTACATCAAAGTCATGAA tatTCTCCTTCAGGCTCGATGCGATGTTAATGCACAAGATTTCGATGGATGGACACCTTTACATGGTGCAGCTCATTGGGGTCAATTAGAAACTTGTAAACTACTTGTGGATAATATTTGTGATATGGacataaaaaattatgca ggACAAACTGCTTTTGATGTTGCTGATGcagatattttaaaagatttagaagaattgaaacaaaaacaattaactATGATGAAAGATCATccacaaataattaataaaaaacaaccTTCTGTACCAAAGAAACG tATTTCAACTAGCACTGATAATACTGTAACGACACAAGAGAGTCCTGAAATTCTAGAAGAGGAAACGccaaataaagttaaaaaagtAGAAGTGGAAATTCAATCTGATAAAGACGATTCTAGTACTGGAACGAATAGCGACGTCG AAGCAACACGAGAAACAGATATGGAAGAGAGTGATGGCGAAGTTGTTTCTGAAACTAGCTCAGAATCACGCTCTTCCACCTGCTCCAATCAGTCTGATAAGTCTAACCAATCAAACCATTCCACATGTCTTACAGATGATG aaaagaaaaacagagtgAACAAAGAGGAAACTGCAAGTCATTCTCCGCTATCTCCTATAGAAATCAATAAAGTTCCTAATCaa gCTCCAGTATTGCCTCCTAAGCAGCAAactgataataatgaagaggGAGTTGTTCCATCCTGGAGGCGTTCAGGCTCTTTCAGAAGTAGAATACAAAATGTAGAag aACTTGAAGATAAGGACAAGAGTACTAAGTTGCTGAATACACCAAACAAAATTACTACTGAACCGGAGGTAGTATTAAGAAGAACACACAGTTTTGAGACAGACGAGAA aaggaaagaaatcaaattaaatttggAATTATCAAGAACGCCACAGGGAAGCAATACACTTTCACCAACATCTCCATCTAAAACATCACCACTAAGTGCACTGCCAACTACAACCACTACAACTGCCAAtacaatgacgacgacaattGCTACTAGTCCTGTTCCTGTGAATCAGATACGCAg TGTTCAACCAATGGAAGCTACATCTACACTTCTATCGAGTGCAAACAATACTGTACCAGTATCTGGAACTCCCACTACACCTGGAGGGAGCAAGCTAAGTCCAGGAAATATCTTCAAGAATTTCTTCAA aTCCTTTGTCCCACCTGTTCGTGATGAAGAAAGTGAAACACAAAGAAAAGCACACGCGAAGAGAGTACGAGAAACTCGGCGTTCGACTCAGGGAGTAACATTAGATGAAATCAAAAGTGCAGAACAacttgtaaagaaaaaacaacaaaacaacGAAGTGCCCAGTTTGACAGCACCTTCTCCGCAG CAGCCTGCAGCTTCTGTCAGCAATACAGCCTCAATCACagctacaataacaacagcaacTCCTACCACAGTGACTGCAAATAAACCTTCTGAAGAATCTAATTTGCCTGAAAGGCGACCTTCTTGGAGACTCAGGGTAGATAATGGAAGCAAG tTTCAGTTAGAGGATGCAAATAACAGGTCACCTGACATTACATCTACTTATATGAGAAGGCCATCCGGTGGAACTGGTATACCCAGACCATCATCTGCACCTGTGGAAACAATCACGCCAAGTCCTGCAGAAACTACTGTAACATTACCACTTCGACGATCATTAAAACCATCTGAAGACAAAG aacaagataaagaaaatgatagcAGAAATGCACAAGCTACTCAAGCAGTTATACAAAGGAGAAGGAGGCCTAAAAGACGTTCTACGGGTGTCGTTCATGTTGATATGGAT GAAATAGATCCTGAAAAACAAGACGTATCTGCTGGTGGTGATTTTGAGGATACTAAAGTGAATCACAGTGAG AGTGGAAATGATAGACCTGGGAGGTCGAATAGACTAGGTTCTGTATCATCAATATCATCTGAAATATCTTCAGCTTCAACAAGAATCAAATCTACGACTTCAGAAAATGGTGAAATTgactataaaaaattatatgaagaaTCTCAAGCAGAAAATGAAAGACTTAGAGAAAAGCTTAAGCGATCAGATGAACAATTGAAGGAAGTTAGAAGTTTATTAGATAAAGCACAGAATTCCCAGAACAAGTCTGTTTTATCTGAGgcagaaaaaagggaaaggagggCCATGGAGAGAAAGTTATcagaaatggaagaagaattAAAG CAATTACAAAAGCTCAAAGCTGAAAATGAGAGATTGAAAGCCGAAAATCGGGCACTTACCCGCGTCGTATCCAAACTCACCAATACTACTAAATAG
- the LOC124430586 gene encoding protein phosphatase 1 regulatory subunit 12A isoform X3: MSLETRSSSALFKRAEQLKRWEQSETNREPAQPRQVTRKIKFSDDCVFLAACAAGDKEEVVRLLQKGADINTGNVDGLTALHQACIDDDLDMVEFLVEQGADINRGDNEGWTPLHATASCGFISIAKYLIEQGCNLAAVNNDGELALDIAEKVEMEDMLQQHINKAGIDCDQARSEEERSMLNDARAWRSGAAGKDSMHPRTGATALHVAAAKGYIKVMNILLQARCDVNAQDFDGWTPLHGAAHWGQLETCKLLVDNICDMDIKNYAGQTAFDVADADILKDLEELKQKQLTMMKDHPQIINKKQPSVPKKRISTSTDNTVTTQESPEILEEETPNKVKKVEVEIQSDKDDSSTGTNSDVEATRETDMEESDGEVVSETSSESRSSTCSNQSDKSNQSNHSTCLTDDEKKNRVNKEETASHSPLSPIEINKVPNQAPVLPPKQQTDNNEEGVVPSWRRSGSFRSRIQNVEELEDKDKSTKLLNTPNKITTEPEVVLRRTHSFETDEKFYEQYLALHARIKASSCPTLHRCNAVSPTHTNATTRSASLRETHRKEIKLNLELSRTPQGSNTLSPTSPSKTSPLSALPTTTTTTANTMTTTIATSPVPVNQIRSVQPMEATSTLLSSANNTVPVSGTPTTPGGSKLSPGNIFKNFFKSFVPPVRDEESETQRKAHAKRVRETRRSTQGVTLDEIKSAEQLVKKKQQNNEVPSLTAPSPQQPAASVSNTASITATITTATPTTVTANKPSEESNLPERRPSWRLRVDNGSKFQLEDANNRSPDITSTYMRRPSGGTGIPRPSSAPVETITPSPAETTVTLPLRRSLKPSEDKEQDKENDSRNAQATQAVIQRRRRPKRRSTGVVHVDMDEIDPEKQDVSAGGDFEDTKVNHSESGNDRPGRSNRLGSVSSISSEISSASTRIKSTTSENGEIDYKKLYEESQAENERLREKLKRSDEQLKEVRSLLDKAQNSQNKSVLSEAEKRERRAMERKLSEMEEELKQLQKLKAENERLKAENRALTRVVSKLTNTTK, encoded by the exons ATGTCTCTCGAGACTCGTTCGAGCTCGGCTCTATTTAAAAGAGCCGAACAGCTGAAACGTTGGGAACAATCTGAAACAAATCGAGAGCCGGCCCAACCGCGCCAAGTAACAAGGAAAATCAAATTTTCCGATGATTGTGTCTTCTTGGCGGCATGTGCGGCAGGCGACAAGGAGGAGGTTGTGCGTTTACTCCAAAAAGGGGCGGACATCAACACCGGAAACGTCGATGGTCTCACGGCGTTGCACCAG GCATGCATCGACGATGATCTGGATATGGTAGAATTTTTGGTAGAACAAGGAGCAGATATAAATCGTGGGGACAATGAAGGATGGACGCCCCTACATGCTACAGCATCTTGTGGCTTCATATCAATAGCTAA ATATTTGATAGAGCAAGGGTGCAATTTGGCAGCAGTTAACAATGACGGCGAATTGGCCCTTGATATCGCAGAAAAGGTTGAAATGGAGGATATGCTACAGcaacatataaataaagcaG GCATAGATTGTGATCAAGCCAGAAGCGAAGAGGAAAGGTCAATGTTAAATGATGCAAGAGCTTGGAGATCAGGAGCAGCAGGCAAAGATTCAATGCATCCTAGAACAGGAGCTACGGCACTTCATGTTGCTGCTGCTAAAGGCTACATCAAAGTCATGAA tatTCTCCTTCAGGCTCGATGCGATGTTAATGCACAAGATTTCGATGGATGGACACCTTTACATGGTGCAGCTCATTGGGGTCAATTAGAAACTTGTAAACTACTTGTGGATAATATTTGTGATATGGacataaaaaattatgca ggACAAACTGCTTTTGATGTTGCTGATGcagatattttaaaagatttagaagaattgaaacaaaaacaattaactATGATGAAAGATCATccacaaataattaataaaaaacaaccTTCTGTACCAAAGAAACG tATTTCAACTAGCACTGATAATACTGTAACGACACAAGAGAGTCCTGAAATTCTAGAAGAGGAAACGccaaataaagttaaaaaagtAGAAGTGGAAATTCAATCTGATAAAGACGATTCTAGTACTGGAACGAATAGCGACGTCG AAGCAACACGAGAAACAGATATGGAAGAGAGTGATGGCGAAGTTGTTTCTGAAACTAGCTCAGAATCACGCTCTTCCACCTGCTCCAATCAGTCTGATAAGTCTAACCAATCAAACCATTCCACATGTCTTACAGATGATG aaaagaaaaacagagtgAACAAAGAGGAAACTGCAAGTCATTCTCCGCTATCTCCTATAGAAATCAATAAAGTTCCTAATCaa gCTCCAGTATTGCCTCCTAAGCAGCAAactgataataatgaagaggGAGTTGTTCCATCCTGGAGGCGTTCAGGCTCTTTCAGAAGTAGAATACAAAATGTAGAag aACTTGAAGATAAGGACAAGAGTACTAAGTTGCTGAATACACCAAACAAAATTACTACTGAACCGGAGGTAGTATTAAGAAGAACACACAGTTTTGAGACAGACGAGAA GTTCTATGAGCAGTACTTGGCATTACACGCTCGTATCAAGGCATCTTCCTGCCCTACTCTCCATCGTTGTAACGCAGTTTCTCCTACTCATACCAATGCTACAACACGTTCTGCATCTCTGCGCGAAACACACAG gaaagaaatcaaattaaatttggAATTATCAAGAACGCCACAGGGAAGCAATACACTTTCACCAACATCTCCATCTAAAACATCACCACTAAGTGCACTGCCAACTACAACCACTACAACTGCCAAtacaatgacgacgacaattGCTACTAGTCCTGTTCCTGTGAATCAGATACGCAg TGTTCAACCAATGGAAGCTACATCTACACTTCTATCGAGTGCAAACAATACTGTACCAGTATCTGGAACTCCCACTACACCTGGAGGGAGCAAGCTAAGTCCAGGAAATATCTTCAAGAATTTCTTCAA aTCCTTTGTCCCACCTGTTCGTGATGAAGAAAGTGAAACACAAAGAAAAGCACACGCGAAGAGAGTACGAGAAACTCGGCGTTCGACTCAGGGAGTAACATTAGATGAAATCAAAAGTGCAGAACAacttgtaaagaaaaaacaacaaaacaacGAAGTGCCCAGTTTGACAGCACCTTCTCCGCAG CAGCCTGCAGCTTCTGTCAGCAATACAGCCTCAATCACagctacaataacaacagcaacTCCTACCACAGTGACTGCAAATAAACCTTCTGAAGAATCTAATTTGCCTGAAAGGCGACCTTCTTGGAGACTCAGGGTAGATAATGGAAGCAAG tTTCAGTTAGAGGATGCAAATAACAGGTCACCTGACATTACATCTACTTATATGAGAAGGCCATCCGGTGGAACTGGTATACCCAGACCATCATCTGCACCTGTGGAAACAATCACGCCAAGTCCTGCAGAAACTACTGTAACATTACCACTTCGACGATCATTAAAACCATCTGAAGACAAAG aacaagataaagaaaatgatagcAGAAATGCACAAGCTACTCAAGCAGTTATACAAAGGAGAAGGAGGCCTAAAAGACGTTCTACGGGTGTCGTTCATGTTGATATGGAT GAAATAGATCCTGAAAAACAAGACGTATCTGCTGGTGGTGATTTTGAGGATACTAAAGTGAATCACAGTGAG AGTGGAAATGATAGACCTGGGAGGTCGAATAGACTAGGTTCTGTATCATCAATATCATCTGAAATATCTTCAGCTTCAACAAGAATCAAATCTACGACTTCAGAAAATGGTGAAATTgactataaaaaattatatgaagaaTCTCAAGCAGAAAATGAAAGACTTAGAGAAAAGCTTAAGCGATCAGATGAACAATTGAAGGAAGTTAGAAGTTTATTAGATAAAGCACAGAATTCCCAGAACAAGTCTGTTTTATCTGAGgcagaaaaaagggaaaggagggCCATGGAGAGAAAGTTATcagaaatggaagaagaattAAAG CAATTACAAAAGCTCAAAGCTGAAAATGAGAGATTGAAAGCCGAAAATCGGGCACTTACCCGCGTCGTATCCAAACTCACCAATACTACTAAATAG
- the LOC124430586 gene encoding protein phosphatase 1 regulatory subunit 12A isoform X5, translating into MSLETRSSSALFKRAEQLKRWEQSETNREPAQPRQVTRKIKFSDDCVFLAACAAGDKEEVVRLLQKGADINTGNVDGLTALHQACIDDDLDMVEFLVEQGADINRGDNEGWTPLHATASCGFISIAKYLIEQGCNLAAVNNDGELALDIAEKVEMEDMLQQHINKAGIDCDQARSEEERSMLNDARAWRSGAAGKDSMHPRTGATALHVAAAKGYIKVMNILLQARCDVNAQDFDGWTPLHGAAHWGQLETCKLLVDNICDMDIKNYAGQTAFDVADADILKDLEELKQKQLTMMKDHPQIINKKQPSVPKKRISTSTDNTVTTQESPEILEEETPNKVKKVEVEIQSDKDDSSTGTNSDVEATRETDMEESDGEVVSETSSESRSSTCSNQSDKSNQSNHSTCLTDDEKKNRVNKEETASHSPLSPIEINKVPNQAPVLPPKQQTDNNEEGVVPSWRRSGSFRSRIQNVEELEDKDKSTKLLNTPNKITTEPEVVLRRTHSFETDEKFYEQYLALHARIKASSCPTLHRCNAVSPTHTNATTRSASLRETHRRKEIKLNLELSRTPQGSNTLSPTSPSKTSPLSALPTTTTTTANTMTTTIATSPVPVNQIRRSFVPPVRDEESETQRKAHAKRVRETRRSTQGVTLDEIKSAEQLVKKKQQNNEVPSLTAPSPQQPAASVSNTASITATITTATPTTVTANKPSEESNLPERRPSWRLRVDNGSKFQLEDANNRSPDITSTYMRRPSGGTGIPRPSSAPVETITPSPAETTVTLPLRRSLKPSEDKEQDKENDSRNAQATQAVIQRRRRPKRRSTGVVHVDMDEIDPEKQDVSAGGDFEDTKVNHSESGNDRPGRSNRLGSVSSISSEISSASTRIKSTTSENGEIDYKKLYEESQAENERLREKLKRSDEQLKEVRSLLDKAQNSQNKSVLSEAEKRERRAMERKLSEMEEELKQLQKLKAENERLKAENRALTRVVSKLTNTTK; encoded by the exons ATGTCTCTCGAGACTCGTTCGAGCTCGGCTCTATTTAAAAGAGCCGAACAGCTGAAACGTTGGGAACAATCTGAAACAAATCGAGAGCCGGCCCAACCGCGCCAAGTAACAAGGAAAATCAAATTTTCCGATGATTGTGTCTTCTTGGCGGCATGTGCGGCAGGCGACAAGGAGGAGGTTGTGCGTTTACTCCAAAAAGGGGCGGACATCAACACCGGAAACGTCGATGGTCTCACGGCGTTGCACCAG GCATGCATCGACGATGATCTGGATATGGTAGAATTTTTGGTAGAACAAGGAGCAGATATAAATCGTGGGGACAATGAAGGATGGACGCCCCTACATGCTACAGCATCTTGTGGCTTCATATCAATAGCTAA ATATTTGATAGAGCAAGGGTGCAATTTGGCAGCAGTTAACAATGACGGCGAATTGGCCCTTGATATCGCAGAAAAGGTTGAAATGGAGGATATGCTACAGcaacatataaataaagcaG GCATAGATTGTGATCAAGCCAGAAGCGAAGAGGAAAGGTCAATGTTAAATGATGCAAGAGCTTGGAGATCAGGAGCAGCAGGCAAAGATTCAATGCATCCTAGAACAGGAGCTACGGCACTTCATGTTGCTGCTGCTAAAGGCTACATCAAAGTCATGAA tatTCTCCTTCAGGCTCGATGCGATGTTAATGCACAAGATTTCGATGGATGGACACCTTTACATGGTGCAGCTCATTGGGGTCAATTAGAAACTTGTAAACTACTTGTGGATAATATTTGTGATATGGacataaaaaattatgca ggACAAACTGCTTTTGATGTTGCTGATGcagatattttaaaagatttagaagaattgaaacaaaaacaattaactATGATGAAAGATCATccacaaataattaataaaaaacaaccTTCTGTACCAAAGAAACG tATTTCAACTAGCACTGATAATACTGTAACGACACAAGAGAGTCCTGAAATTCTAGAAGAGGAAACGccaaataaagttaaaaaagtAGAAGTGGAAATTCAATCTGATAAAGACGATTCTAGTACTGGAACGAATAGCGACGTCG AAGCAACACGAGAAACAGATATGGAAGAGAGTGATGGCGAAGTTGTTTCTGAAACTAGCTCAGAATCACGCTCTTCCACCTGCTCCAATCAGTCTGATAAGTCTAACCAATCAAACCATTCCACATGTCTTACAGATGATG aaaagaaaaacagagtgAACAAAGAGGAAACTGCAAGTCATTCTCCGCTATCTCCTATAGAAATCAATAAAGTTCCTAATCaa gCTCCAGTATTGCCTCCTAAGCAGCAAactgataataatgaagaggGAGTTGTTCCATCCTGGAGGCGTTCAGGCTCTTTCAGAAGTAGAATACAAAATGTAGAag aACTTGAAGATAAGGACAAGAGTACTAAGTTGCTGAATACACCAAACAAAATTACTACTGAACCGGAGGTAGTATTAAGAAGAACACACAGTTTTGAGACAGACGAGAA GTTCTATGAGCAGTACTTGGCATTACACGCTCGTATCAAGGCATCTTCCTGCCCTACTCTCCATCGTTGTAACGCAGTTTCTCCTACTCATACCAATGCTACAACACGTTCTGCATCTCTGCGCGAAACACACAG aaggaaagaaatcaaattaaatttggAATTATCAAGAACGCCACAGGGAAGCAATACACTTTCACCAACATCTCCATCTAAAACATCACCACTAAGTGCACTGCCAACTACAACCACTACAACTGCCAAtacaatgacgacgacaattGCTACTAGTCCTGTTCCTGTGAATCAGATACGCAg aTCCTTTGTCCCACCTGTTCGTGATGAAGAAAGTGAAACACAAAGAAAAGCACACGCGAAGAGAGTACGAGAAACTCGGCGTTCGACTCAGGGAGTAACATTAGATGAAATCAAAAGTGCAGAACAacttgtaaagaaaaaacaacaaaacaacGAAGTGCCCAGTTTGACAGCACCTTCTCCGCAG CAGCCTGCAGCTTCTGTCAGCAATACAGCCTCAATCACagctacaataacaacagcaacTCCTACCACAGTGACTGCAAATAAACCTTCTGAAGAATCTAATTTGCCTGAAAGGCGACCTTCTTGGAGACTCAGGGTAGATAATGGAAGCAAG tTTCAGTTAGAGGATGCAAATAACAGGTCACCTGACATTACATCTACTTATATGAGAAGGCCATCCGGTGGAACTGGTATACCCAGACCATCATCTGCACCTGTGGAAACAATCACGCCAAGTCCTGCAGAAACTACTGTAACATTACCACTTCGACGATCATTAAAACCATCTGAAGACAAAG aacaagataaagaaaatgatagcAGAAATGCACAAGCTACTCAAGCAGTTATACAAAGGAGAAGGAGGCCTAAAAGACGTTCTACGGGTGTCGTTCATGTTGATATGGAT GAAATAGATCCTGAAAAACAAGACGTATCTGCTGGTGGTGATTTTGAGGATACTAAAGTGAATCACAGTGAG AGTGGAAATGATAGACCTGGGAGGTCGAATAGACTAGGTTCTGTATCATCAATATCATCTGAAATATCTTCAGCTTCAACAAGAATCAAATCTACGACTTCAGAAAATGGTGAAATTgactataaaaaattatatgaagaaTCTCAAGCAGAAAATGAAAGACTTAGAGAAAAGCTTAAGCGATCAGATGAACAATTGAAGGAAGTTAGAAGTTTATTAGATAAAGCACAGAATTCCCAGAACAAGTCTGTTTTATCTGAGgcagaaaaaagggaaaggagggCCATGGAGAGAAAGTTATcagaaatggaagaagaattAAAG CAATTACAAAAGCTCAAAGCTGAAAATGAGAGATTGAAAGCCGAAAATCGGGCACTTACCCGCGTCGTATCCAAACTCACCAATACTACTAAATAG